A single genomic interval of Microbacterium oleivorans harbors:
- a CDS encoding histone-like nucleoid-structuring protein Lsr2 yields MAKRSVTFITDDFDGTEDAETVTFSYQGRLFEIDLSAANREKLEKVLEPYISAARKSASGARVNTTSSRAGGRAKNLAAVRAWAQENGYTVNNRGRVPRVVLDAYDAAK; encoded by the coding sequence ATGGCTAAGCGAAGTGTCACGTTCATCACCGACGATTTCGACGGGACCGAGGATGCGGAAACGGTGACGTTCTCCTACCAGGGCCGCCTCTTCGAGATCGACTTGTCAGCGGCGAACCGAGAGAAGTTGGAAAAAGTGCTCGAGCCCTACATCTCGGCAGCACGCAAGTCCGCAAGCGGTGCGCGCGTGAACACCACCTCGTCGCGCGCCGGCGGCAGGGCGAAAAACCTCGCGGCCGTCCGCGCATGGGCGCAGGAGAACGGGTACACGGTCAACAACCGCGGCCGCGTCCCCCGGGTCGTCCTGGACGCATATGACGCCGCGAAGTGA
- a CDS encoding GNAT family N-acetyltransferase has protein sequence MTWVQAEADLYIQTMSDNLSKIEKQRVFLAEIDECVTGLCVAAIGRYAPDYVFIQRVAVVTPARKRGAGLALMRATAESEPAHNIAGATLPDDHAAHALNAKLARSLESKVKEVPRRRFTPTDLGVGRNERHRPWTIDRPST, from the coding sequence ATGACATGGGTGCAGGCCGAGGCGGACCTCTACATCCAAACGATGAGCGACAACCTCTCGAAGATCGAGAAGCAGCGGGTCTTTCTCGCGGAGATCGATGAATGCGTGACGGGTCTGTGCGTGGCGGCGATCGGACGATACGCACCCGACTACGTGTTCATCCAACGCGTCGCAGTGGTCACCCCAGCACGAAAACGAGGGGCCGGCCTCGCACTCATGCGTGCCACAGCAGAGAGCGAGCCGGCTCATAACATCGCGGGCGCGACGCTTCCGGACGACCACGCTGCACACGCACTGAACGCCAAGCTCGCGAGATCTCTGGAAAGTAAGGTCAAGGAGGTTCCTCGTCGACGCTTCACGCCGACTGACCTAGGGGTCGGGAGAAACGAGCGTCATCGTCCCTGGACGATTGATCGCCCATCAACCTGA
- a CDS encoding transglutaminase family protein — protein sequence MKRLRIEHATGFTYPGDVGASYNEARMLPNSTDSQFVLSSQLDIEPTTAVNQYVDYFGTRVAAFDVLAAHRSLSITARSLVEVRPRPIEHRQISWDELAAEAGRSIHTVEQLGQTVRTDPHPEVVALARDIAARHDEPGPAAHAIAIAIGEAVEYMPGVTGVHSTASESWPERKGVCQDIAHITLGALRSVGIPARYVSGYLHPDPDAEVGVAVTGESHAWIEWFAGDWQGFDPTNNIEISDRHVLVGRGRDYNDVPPLRGVFAGPYKSALHVTVTITREA from the coding sequence GTGAAGCGCCTGCGCATCGAGCACGCCACCGGATTCACCTATCCCGGAGATGTCGGGGCCTCGTACAACGAGGCGCGGATGCTGCCCAACTCCACGGACAGCCAGTTCGTGCTCAGCTCCCAGCTCGACATCGAGCCCACCACCGCGGTCAACCAGTACGTCGACTACTTCGGCACCCGGGTGGCGGCGTTCGACGTGCTCGCCGCCCACCGCTCGCTCTCGATCACAGCCCGCTCGCTGGTGGAGGTGCGGCCCCGACCCATCGAGCACCGGCAGATCTCGTGGGACGAGCTCGCCGCCGAGGCCGGCCGATCGATCCACACCGTCGAGCAGCTCGGTCAGACGGTCCGCACCGACCCGCATCCCGAGGTCGTCGCCCTGGCGCGCGACATCGCGGCCCGCCACGACGAGCCGGGTCCGGCCGCGCACGCGATCGCGATCGCGATCGGCGAGGCCGTGGAGTACATGCCGGGCGTCACCGGGGTGCACTCCACCGCGTCGGAGTCCTGGCCCGAGCGCAAGGGCGTCTGCCAGGACATCGCCCACATCACGCTCGGTGCCCTGCGCAGCGTCGGCATCCCCGCCCGCTACGTCTCGGGCTACCTGCATCCCGATCCGGACGCGGAGGTCGGCGTCGCGGTGACGGGGGAGTCCCACGCCTGGATCGAGTGGTTCGCGGGCGACTGGCAGGGCTTCGACCCCACGAACAACATCGAGATCAGCGACCGTCACGTGCTCGTCGGGCGGGGCCGCGACTACAACGACGTGCCGCCGCTGCGCGGCGTCTTCGCCGGCCCGTACAAGAGCGCTCTGCACGTGACCGTGACGATCACCCGCGAGGCCTGA